A portion of the Sphaerochaeta pleomorpha str. Grapes genome contains these proteins:
- a CDS encoding exopolysaccharide transport family protein, translating into MAEEMALKQEEFRLPLELKTVLKTLRQKWVWILIICILALPVGAISALLLGTQKYEATTVLFYQPIESYVPDTFKIYQSVGEGTELSYEQGAGLVKQDASDTSLWNKVNMVKTLPNLEELRRELSVAKTLDQLGSSISVDVARDTNLMFISATSEDPEQAKLLANTIRDIFLSNNNSMISNEIQDRLVTLKMQFASATNELATAKSEFKKFIELHNIRDIATESPKYASELVDLELSLEKNKQQVEIYRQRVEKIQEAIKTANMSDIEEQKRQTEAKSVGLTSDEANNKIQQISQKIDEIKANSTNPIEEERLQTLYEIAENDYVRGLITRSEYETAKYNYESFMASHQYSAEIETLKAETEKVRSMTIVGGGDSVASSEYLKLVRVMLLDNQLELIKLEMQYEVDQKRYDFLSKNYINLPELNQNYIVLTGRVASLEAETRGLEKVLTQFKIVAEKDHSDFYVISNAEVPLLPQDSNRKLIAVVAAFMVFLIGFSALLILVITDQRIKSAGDAKQKLQKPVIAVFPFEKHTELLLPDKTKESEHIERYRILARPLRLKYPKSGATFLITSTADGEGKSTLAINLAMVFGRQDEHVLVIDAQIRKTDYESPFKPYNLNLGSDSVEKKAGLGEYLSFKVADSADLITQTSLSGVDMIIREGEAVVPDLLQSSRMRELMEELKQQYSIIIIEGPPVGDTVDSEILANYADAILYVTACDMLKPNQITQSLSRLGSTRIPLEGIVLTKVMPVYVD; encoded by the coding sequence ATGGCAGAGGAAATGGCTTTGAAACAAGAAGAGTTCAGGTTACCGTTGGAACTTAAAACGGTACTTAAGACGCTTCGCCAGAAATGGGTATGGATTCTCATCATCTGTATTCTCGCCCTTCCTGTGGGAGCCATCTCCGCCCTGCTTTTGGGGACCCAGAAATACGAAGCTACTACCGTGTTGTTTTATCAACCTATAGAATCCTATGTACCTGATACTTTCAAGATTTACCAGAGTGTAGGCGAGGGGACTGAGCTTTCCTACGAGCAGGGGGCAGGCTTGGTCAAGCAAGATGCTTCTGATACTTCGTTGTGGAACAAAGTCAACATGGTGAAGACGCTTCCCAATCTTGAGGAGCTACGGCGTGAGCTTTCTGTAGCAAAAACCCTTGACCAGCTAGGCTCCTCGATTAGTGTCGATGTTGCACGCGATACCAACCTGATGTTTATCTCTGCAACGTCCGAGGACCCTGAGCAGGCGAAACTTCTTGCAAATACCATCCGGGATATTTTTCTTTCCAACAACAATAGTATGATCAGCAATGAAATCCAAGACCGGCTGGTGACGTTGAAAATGCAATTTGCATCTGCCACCAACGAATTGGCAACGGCAAAGTCTGAATTCAAAAAATTCATCGAATTGCATAATATCAGGGATATAGCCACGGAATCCCCCAAGTATGCTTCGGAATTGGTGGACCTTGAGCTTTCCCTGGAGAAAAACAAGCAACAGGTCGAAATCTATAGGCAAAGGGTGGAAAAAATCCAGGAAGCTATCAAGACCGCCAATATGAGTGACATTGAAGAGCAAAAACGTCAGACCGAGGCAAAGTCCGTAGGTCTTACCTCTGATGAGGCAAATAACAAAATCCAGCAGATTTCCCAGAAAATCGATGAGATTAAGGCAAATAGCACCAATCCAATCGAAGAGGAACGATTACAAACACTCTATGAGATTGCCGAGAACGATTATGTACGTGGTTTGATTACCCGCTCGGAATATGAAACAGCTAAATATAACTATGAGTCATTCATGGCAAGCCATCAGTATTCGGCAGAAATTGAAACGTTGAAAGCTGAAACCGAGAAAGTCAGGTCCATGACTATCGTAGGCGGTGGCGATAGTGTCGCCTCATCCGAATATCTAAAACTTGTGCGGGTTATGCTGCTGGATAACCAACTCGAACTTATCAAGCTGGAAATGCAATATGAGGTTGACCAGAAACGCTATGACTTCTTGAGTAAGAACTATATCAACCTTCCGGAACTCAATCAAAATTATATTGTACTTACAGGAAGGGTAGCCTCCTTGGAAGCAGAGACCCGTGGGCTGGAAAAAGTACTCACCCAGTTCAAGATTGTAGCAGAGAAAGATCACTCTGATTTCTATGTCATCTCTAATGCCGAGGTACCTTTGTTGCCTCAGGATTCCAATCGGAAACTTATTGCAGTAGTCGCCGCATTTATGGTGTTTTTAATTGGCTTTTCAGCTTTGCTCATTCTCGTAATTACCGACCAGCGAATCAAATCGGCAGGGGATGCAAAGCAAAAACTGCAAAAACCGGTTATTGCCGTCTTCCCCTTTGAAAAGCACACTGAATTGCTGCTTCCCGATAAGACCAAAGAATCTGAACACATTGAACGGTATAGGATTCTTGCCAGGCCTCTTCGCTTGAAATATCCGAAGAGTGGTGCAACGTTCCTTATTACCAGTACTGCTGACGGGGAAGGGAAGAGTACCCTTGCAATCAACCTTGCAATGGTCTTTGGCCGTCAGGATGAACATGTCCTGGTTATCGATGCCCAGATACGAAAGACCGATTATGAATCTCCCTTCAAACCCTACAACCTGAATCTTGGCTCTGATTCTGTCGAAAAAAAGGCCGGGTTGGGGGAATATCTTTCTTTCAAGGTTGCAGATAGTGCCGACCTTATAACCCAGACAAGCCTTTCCGGGGTCGATATGATTATCCGTGAAGGGGAGGCCGTAGTACCTGATCTTTTGCAATCATCAAGAATGAGGGAACTCATGGAGGAGTTGAAACAACAGTATTCAATAATCATTATTGAGGGTCCTCCTGTAGGGGATACTGTTGATTCTGAGATTCTTGCCAATTATGCAGATGCGATACTCTATGTTACTGCCTGTGATATGTTGAAACCGAATCAGATTACCCAGTCGCTTTCTCGTCTGGGATCTACCCGAATTCCCTTGGAGGGAATTGTCCTTACAAAAGTAATGCCCGTATATGTAGATTGA
- a CDS encoding ATP-binding SpoIIE family protein phosphatase: MTREEIDGISYRILLSIGDSLDLRKMLGKSLATYMEELCCTRGAVILIDKKESPMSPLSIAYSIPRNIEKNASFMQLMQNLLHYTIADDSITLSIDGDTGTYHLMSISSVGILILYTRYLPLDQKILQALRQLNHKLGTACEACLQNTKLQKSSQQFMEMANMLPGLIIELDQDYKVTFFNQRTQEIFKQIDSDDFHPQKIFDFFPKNEIEHVRQLLKFVESGEPLTSADIWMKNSRGQLFMVNLIISAIQYMGKVTGFRGIAVDISSRVKLEQDLTLRDKLLNSLALSTQELLKSKDFKQAIYHTFELFGNATNVDRICCYINCPDQEHNVKHVNRYSGWVSDRYLGESDISAPFTILGSAISNFMDILGSKKAVTAIISALKPGITRTLLEKEQIKSILMLPLFVKDTFYGFLSISDCTSERVWSDIEKDMYGLFSISISEAFERHQAENELQLLYQDIMEDLDTAQSIQNYILPPWFRLQKDLLFSSNYQPWAKIGGDLFDCIQLQENRYVIYIADISGHGVQAALTMTAVKSIFNMVIRSEQDLNSPSAVVTQLNGILSKRLFNNNYMTMCYCLVDLNAMTITSLNAGHPPLMVLNQKTSSITLLDKKGDIPLGWIEDHVYDESSVQILPFSYDDTVCLITDGVFECFNARNEQLGLSRFNEILKEEIQVSNCIMVPHDCFRIIDEEGYTTRNDDFTFVSFQALPQKEEQKPFYYELVSNLHAVDEASAACETYVLHSGGNELQAFKVRLIVSEFLSNIVQHGLEGKSNEIICLEISYGQEIIIIFRDNAIEWPLPLQEDSMDSFFDLLNNDSNTHGRGMQIIHSYTKEAVRRRAHSINETKFVLNYE, translated from the coding sequence ATGACAAGAGAGGAAATTGACGGTATCAGTTATCGTATTCTGCTTTCCATCGGGGATTCCCTGGATTTGCGGAAGATGCTTGGAAAAAGCCTTGCTACCTATATGGAGGAACTTTGCTGCACCAGGGGGGCGGTAATCCTGATCGACAAGAAAGAAAGTCCCATGTCGCCTTTGTCCATCGCTTATTCGATTCCCCGGAACATTGAAAAGAATGCCTCCTTTATGCAACTCATGCAGAATCTTTTGCATTATACCATTGCAGATGATTCGATAACCCTCTCCATTGATGGGGACACAGGAACCTACCATCTCATGAGCATCTCTAGTGTGGGTATTCTCATACTCTATACCCGTTACCTACCCTTGGACCAAAAGATCCTACAGGCCCTACGTCAGCTTAACCATAAGTTGGGAACGGCGTGTGAAGCTTGTCTGCAAAACACGAAGTTGCAAAAGAGCAGCCAACAGTTTATGGAAATGGCAAACATGCTGCCCGGTTTGATTATTGAGCTGGACCAGGATTATAAGGTAACTTTTTTTAACCAGCGAACCCAGGAGATTTTCAAACAAATTGATTCCGATGATTTCCATCCCCAGAAAATATTCGATTTTTTCCCCAAAAATGAGATTGAGCATGTACGGCAACTTCTCAAGTTTGTTGAATCCGGGGAGCCGCTGACTTCAGCTGACATCTGGATGAAGAACAGCAGGGGACAGCTCTTTATGGTCAACCTGATCATTTCAGCTATACAGTATATGGGCAAGGTCACTGGGTTTCGCGGGATTGCCGTTGATATATCCAGCAGGGTAAAACTGGAACAGGACCTTACCTTACGAGATAAATTACTCAATTCGCTTGCACTTTCAACACAGGAATTACTGAAATCAAAAGACTTTAAACAAGCGATTTACCATACCTTTGAATTGTTTGGGAATGCAACGAATGTCGATAGGATTTGTTGCTATATAAATTGTCCTGATCAAGAACATAACGTTAAACATGTCAACAGGTATTCTGGGTGGGTTTCTGACAGATATCTGGGCGAGAGCGATATCTCGGCCCCTTTTACAATTCTTGGCAGTGCTATAAGTAATTTTATGGATATTCTTGGGTCTAAAAAAGCAGTCACTGCAATCATAAGTGCCCTAAAGCCTGGAATTACCAGGACTTTGTTGGAAAAAGAACAGATAAAATCAATTTTAATGCTTCCCCTTTTTGTAAAAGATACGTTTTATGGTTTCCTTTCCATCAGTGACTGTACCAGCGAACGGGTTTGGTCGGATATAGAGAAAGACATGTATGGCCTGTTTTCCATATCCATCTCGGAGGCTTTTGAAAGACACCAGGCTGAAAATGAGCTTCAGTTACTGTATCAGGATATCATGGAGGATCTCGATACCGCACAATCAATCCAGAATTACATCCTCCCCCCGTGGTTCAGACTTCAAAAAGACCTGTTGTTTTCTTCAAATTACCAACCTTGGGCAAAAATCGGCGGAGACCTTTTCGATTGTATCCAATTACAGGAGAACCGGTATGTAATCTACATTGCCGATATCTCGGGTCATGGGGTGCAGGCAGCCTTGACAATGACTGCAGTGAAATCAATTTTCAATATGGTAATCAGAAGTGAGCAGGATTTGAATTCTCCCTCTGCCGTAGTTACCCAGTTGAATGGTATTTTGAGCAAGCGCCTTTTTAACAATAACTATATGACTATGTGTTATTGCCTTGTTGACCTCAATGCAATGACCATTACCAGCCTGAATGCCGGTCATCCTCCCCTTATGGTTCTGAACCAAAAGACTTCATCGATTACCCTTCTTGATAAAAAGGGTGATATCCCGTTGGGTTGGATTGAGGACCATGTCTACGATGAGTCTTCAGTGCAGATTCTTCCTTTCTCCTATGATGATACTGTATGCCTTATCACCGACGGGGTGTTTGAGTGTTTCAATGCGAGAAACGAACAATTGGGTCTCAGCCGGTTCAATGAAATCCTCAAAGAGGAAATCCAGGTTTCCAATTGTATAATGGTTCCCCATGATTGTTTCAGAATAATCGATGAGGAAGGGTATACGACCCGCAATGATGATTTTACCTTTGTTTCCTTTCAGGCGTTACCCCAAAAAGAAGAGCAGAAACCTTTCTATTATGAACTTGTATCAAATTTACATGCGGTTGATGAGGCTTCTGCAGCTTGCGAGACGTATGTGTTGCATTCCGGGGGGAATGAGTTGCAGGCATTCAAGGTACGCTTGATTGTGAGTGAGTTCTTGAGCAATATTGTTCAGCATGGTTTGGAGGGGAAGTCAAACGAGATTATTTGCCTTGAAATTTCCTATGGTCAGGAAATAATCATTATCTTCAGGGATAATGCCATTGAATGGCCCCTTCCCCTGCAAGAGGATTCCATGGACAGCTTCTTCGACTTGCTGAATAATGATTCCAATACACATGGCAGGGGCATGCAGATTATCCATTCCTATACCAAAGAAGCGGTTAGACGACGGGCCCATTCCATCAACGAGACAAAGTTCGTCCTGAATTATGAGTAG
- a CDS encoding glycosyltransferase family 4 protein, which produces MITNLYPPYVLGGYEILCGQVVEYLKNRGHEIHILTSDHQSNRREGTIERSLHLFQPFAQQAGYQRKDRIKTARYNKLVTSQCIEAVKPDVIFIWSLLRLTPSTAKVSEKSGIPVVYTFNDENISSFLDHRFGLLPKQFAHWLLDTFINPEITLKGLLFRNTTCISNVVKRNLIKKGVSIRNSQIIYQGIPLEQFPSKQDSERHTPVKILYAGQLHAYKGVHTLISALSILQKDKSLPPFSLTIVGKGPEEYTEQLKKAAQGHSLTVDFKGLVPHDQMACVYRDHDLFVFPSIWEEPFGLTHLEAMASGLPVISTANGGQGEFLVDENNALTFLPGNEEDLARQIKRLLSDPVLSGNIAKAGQETAIAQFSFDRYVDELETLLTKSRQETSR; this is translated from the coding sequence GTGATAACGAATTTATATCCACCTTATGTTCTTGGCGGATATGAAATTCTTTGCGGCCAAGTGGTTGAATACCTCAAGAACCGTGGCCATGAGATACATATTTTAACTTCCGACCATCAGAGCAACCGCCGTGAAGGAACCATTGAGAGAAGCCTTCATCTTTTCCAACCCTTCGCCCAGCAAGCTGGCTATCAGCGAAAGGACAGGATCAAGACTGCCAGATATAACAAACTGGTGACCTCCCAGTGTATCGAAGCAGTAAAACCTGATGTCATATTTATCTGGAGTTTGCTTCGTCTCACCCCTTCGACTGCTAAGGTTAGCGAAAAATCGGGTATCCCGGTTGTCTATACCTTCAACGATGAGAATATTTCCAGTTTTTTGGACCACCGTTTCGGTCTTTTACCAAAACAGTTCGCCCATTGGCTTCTCGACACCTTCATAAACCCCGAGATTACCCTCAAAGGCCTCCTATTCAGAAATACAACCTGTATCAGCAACGTGGTAAAACGCAACCTCATCAAAAAAGGGGTTTCTATCCGGAATTCCCAAATCATCTACCAAGGAATCCCTCTCGAGCAATTCCCTTCAAAACAGGATTCCGAGAGACATACCCCGGTGAAAATCCTCTATGCTGGACAACTGCATGCCTACAAGGGGGTCCATACGCTAATCTCAGCCTTGTCCATCCTCCAGAAAGACAAATCGCTACCTCCCTTCTCACTCACGATTGTAGGGAAAGGCCCAGAGGAATATACCGAGCAACTGAAAAAGGCAGCACAGGGACATTCCCTCACTGTCGATTTCAAGGGACTTGTCCCCCATGACCAGATGGCTTGTGTATACCGAGACCATGACCTTTTTGTATTTCCCTCCATCTGGGAAGAGCCCTTCGGGCTCACCCATCTTGAGGCAATGGCAAGCGGACTCCCTGTTATAAGCACCGCAAACGGTGGTCAAGGGGAATTCCTTGTTGATGAAAACAATGCCCTGACTTTTCTTCCGGGCAATGAAGAGGATCTTGCCAGACAAATCAAAAGATTGCTTTCAGACCCTGTTTTGTCTGGCAACATTGCAAAAGCCGGCCAAGAGACTGCGATTGCGCAATTCTCCTTCGACCGTTATGTAGATGAACTGGAGACCCTGCTCACAAAATCAAGACAAGAGACATCCAGATAA
- a CDS encoding GNAT family N-acetyltransferase, giving the protein MECLDSDDLGIQLKGELAPWPLQDDFRKDWSLLLSELPYKTPFCRLEWIEIGLSVYGEGNHMVPCRFYDSDGVLQAIGLFNKLSEPGRILPHSVVRTVEYNSQRIYPLIAKNASIMAEAMKTFRDFFDSTVDYYDFYKLDPMGNGLEELTSELDRAGLSYDIETFNEQPHFDLTLSWDDYLKERTQGHRKKIRRYTRLIQEKYPDYQFIRLRTPEEFAAYGLDTVLEEILVLFQKSWQAEYLLEHGNLAMKLWEFYCQVSKVFAPLGLLDICLLKADNTLLAYELNLYEEGSLYMLFGTYNQEFSQWSPGNAILSEIIQDSIKREYCRLEFGGEYLEYKKLWTKQSTNSYHLRLYGKTLRSNLKCLVMKKKKVKARNDNQES; this is encoded by the coding sequence ATGGAGTGTTTAGATTCTGACGACCTTGGTATCCAACTGAAAGGTGAGTTGGCTCCTTGGCCACTGCAAGACGATTTTCGTAAGGATTGGTCACTATTGTTGTCTGAGTTGCCTTATAAAACCCCTTTTTGTCGGCTGGAGTGGATTGAAATCGGCCTTTCTGTCTATGGTGAGGGAAATCACATGGTTCCTTGCCGATTTTACGACTCAGACGGGGTCCTCCAGGCAATAGGGTTGTTCAATAAATTGAGCGAGCCCGGAAGGATACTGCCACATTCTGTAGTTCGGACTGTTGAGTACAATTCCCAGCGAATCTATCCTCTCATTGCCAAAAATGCCTCCATCATGGCAGAGGCTATGAAAACATTTCGTGATTTTTTTGACTCTACTGTAGATTATTATGATTTCTATAAATTAGATCCAATGGGAAATGGTCTGGAAGAACTGACAAGCGAACTGGACCGTGCAGGTCTTTCCTATGATATCGAGACGTTTAATGAGCAACCCCATTTTGATTTGACCTTATCGTGGGATGATTATTTGAAGGAACGGACTCAGGGCCATCGGAAAAAAATCCGTCGCTATACCCGGTTGATTCAGGAAAAGTACCCCGATTACCAATTCATCCGCCTTAGGACACCAGAAGAGTTTGCAGCCTATGGGCTTGATACTGTCCTTGAAGAAATATTGGTTCTATTCCAAAAAAGCTGGCAGGCCGAATATCTATTGGAGCATGGTAATCTTGCGATGAAGCTCTGGGAGTTTTATTGCCAGGTTTCAAAGGTTTTTGCTCCACTTGGATTGCTGGATATCTGTTTACTGAAGGCTGACAATACCCTGCTTGCCTATGAGTTGAACTTGTATGAGGAAGGTAGCCTGTATATGCTTTTCGGAACGTATAACCAAGAATTTTCGCAGTGGTCTCCCGGAAATGCAATTCTTTCAGAAATTATTCAGGACAGTATTAAACGGGAATATTGCCGACTTGAATTTGGAGGAGAATACCTCGAATACAAGAAACTCTGGACAAAGCAATCTACCAATTCCTATCATCTCAGGTTATATGGGAAGACGCTTCGGTCAAATTTGAAATGCCTTGTTATGAAAAAAAAGAAGGTAAAAGCAAGAAATGATAACCAAGAAAGCTGA
- a CDS encoding GNAT family N-acetyltransferase gives MITKKAEFAPRLSLVALRKLTRRLHVGNGLFDYSQTGLFQVPVQVAEVSVNEFYSVVPGTIENIKAMAKCRKMEDEAQGEKLFAGRLQKGALCFVLLDVSGNLVGYGWVMTSVNLFEDDERYTLCCSRQQAYIFDTFIQAEERGKQLYRFLISGIQEALQKEGRTEFFVLIDKANTISIRAHRKLGVLELEWYRYFCLFGVTFQSLHAKQRTRRRLGVFHGPRLFESFSLPSADISDFSLSVTALESETDWVPHCDAISQLELDLHGTLSPFHLFSAAHIWWKSDILGRYPLFLIEIAKGPDRKLVGYGLFRLVTDTTRFGKPKELIAFDDLYFMDNCFFVHSLDLCHYTLQKILEERRNSQNIRKITGADLISWHRMPPSELVLETSAIFSRWAVKKEADYPIVEIHDAQAFFSGAIAIHNLHDIKKQEKRIRNAFSEVPKLNSIDLGLLDEASFTRESTEFLELLRKTWQYKWMEESPKVDVAVYESKLIDYTKVWAGSLFPVLYFLDLGEKHIAFLYALRAKDRCWCLMIGYDPDFKTYSPGKTVFLGMLRNMSESGVKQFHLGGNVVGWKNDWQSYCSQVYVQEYFFNPKGILFNGLKILLGR, from the coding sequence ATGATAACCAAGAAAGCTGAATTCGCGCCCAGATTGTCTTTGGTGGCTTTACGGAAATTGACAAGGCGCTTACATGTAGGAAATGGGCTGTTTGATTATTCGCAGACAGGACTTTTCCAGGTTCCTGTACAAGTTGCAGAAGTTTCTGTCAATGAATTCTATTCCGTTGTCCCCGGTACAATCGAAAACATCAAGGCAATGGCTAAATGTCGGAAAATGGAAGATGAGGCCCAGGGGGAAAAGCTCTTTGCCGGTCGGTTACAGAAAGGCGCATTATGTTTCGTGTTGCTTGATGTGTCAGGAAACCTTGTAGGCTATGGTTGGGTTATGACCTCGGTCAATCTCTTTGAGGATGATGAGAGATATACTTTGTGCTGTTCCCGTCAACAAGCATACATTTTCGATACTTTCATTCAGGCTGAAGAACGGGGAAAGCAGCTCTATAGGTTTTTGATCAGCGGAATCCAAGAGGCCCTCCAAAAGGAAGGAAGAACAGAATTCTTCGTTCTTATTGACAAGGCCAATACGATAAGTATTCGTGCCCATCGGAAATTAGGGGTCTTAGAATTGGAATGGTATCGGTATTTCTGTTTGTTTGGGGTGACTTTCCAGTCCTTGCATGCCAAACAAAGGACAAGAAGAAGGTTGGGGGTTTTTCACGGACCAAGGTTGTTTGAATCCTTTTCGCTTCCTTCTGCTGATATTTCGGATTTTTCCCTCTCCGTTACTGCTTTGGAAAGCGAAACTGATTGGGTTCCCCATTGTGATGCTATTTCCCAGCTTGAACTGGATTTGCATGGTACCCTTTCTCCTTTTCATTTGTTCTCTGCTGCCCATATCTGGTGGAAATCTGATATTCTTGGTCGTTATCCCCTTTTCCTGATAGAGATTGCGAAAGGTCCTGACCGAAAGCTTGTAGGATATGGGCTGTTTCGCTTAGTTACCGATACTACAAGATTTGGAAAACCAAAGGAACTGATTGCTTTTGATGACCTGTACTTCATGGATAACTGTTTTTTCGTTCATTCTTTGGATCTGTGCCACTATACCTTGCAGAAAATCCTGGAAGAACGCAGGAACTCTCAAAACATCCGGAAGATCACCGGGGCTGACCTGATATCTTGGCATCGTATGCCTCCTTCTGAATTGGTTTTGGAGACCTCTGCCATCTTTTCCCGATGGGCTGTTAAGAAAGAGGCAGATTACCCAATCGTGGAAATCCATGATGCTCAGGCATTCTTTTCTGGGGCAATTGCCATACATAACCTCCATGATATCAAGAAACAGGAAAAAAGAATACGTAACGCTTTTTCAGAGGTTCCAAAGTTGAATAGTATTGACCTTGGACTTCTTGATGAGGCTTCCTTTACAAGGGAATCGACCGAGTTTTTAGAGTTGCTTAGGAAGACCTGGCAATATAAATGGATGGAAGAAAGTCCAAAAGTAGATGTTGCTGTATATGAATCAAAATTAATTGACTATACGAAAGTATGGGCAGGCTCGCTCTTTCCAGTTTTATATTTTCTTGACCTAGGCGAGAAACACATTGCCTTTCTGTATGCCTTGCGGGCAAAAGATCGTTGTTGGTGCCTGATGATAGGCTATGACCCTGACTTCAAGACGTATAGTCCTGGGAAAACAGTGTTTCTGGGAATGCTTCGGAATATGAGCGAATCAGGAGTGAAACAGTTCCATCTTGGCGGTAATGTCGTGGGATGGAAGAACGATTGGCAATCGTATTGCTCGCAAGTCTATGTACAAGAGTATTTTTTCAATCCTAAAGGAATCCTTTTTAACGGCTTGAAAATATTACTGGGTAGATGA